One Maribacter sp. HTCC2170 genomic window, AACCGTCACATCTTTGTCTGGAGCGACCCTTCTTTTGAGTTCTAGCTTTTCTTCTTCATCGCAATGTGCAATGAAAAGCAGCCCCTCTCTGGAGTTACCCATGAATTCTTTATAACTCACCGCTGGGTTTAGTTTAGGTAGGTAAGCCTGTAGAGATTGCTTCATGGCTGATTGTAACACTTTTTCCATGCGCTCTGGCTTTATAATCTTGCGTTCAGAATTATCGCAGATTATTGGAGTAATCTCGTCTACACCAATCTCAGTTGCTTTTTCCAAAAACCATTCAAAACGGTCATTGCTTTTAGTAGGGGCAACCACTAAGTGAAACCAGTACATTTTTCTGTGTTTCTTTGTTGTTGATGTAATTTGGGCCTTACATTTCTTAGCGTTGGCT contains:
- a CDS encoding 16S rRNA (uracil(1498)-N(3))-methyltransferase; the encoded protein is MQLFYNPRLDNSASQFVFSPEESNHIIKVLRKKEDDILLITNGKGYMFEAKIILANAKKCKAQITSTTKKHRKMYWFHLVVAPTKSNDRFEWFLEKATEIGVDEITPIICDNSERKIIKPERMEKVLQSAMKQSLQAYLPKLNPAVSYKEFMGNSREGLLFIAHCDEEEKLELKRRVAPDKDVTVLIGPEGDFSRKEIESAYENGYLPVSLGRNRLRTETAAIVACTTVNLINNG